The Glycine max cultivar Williams 82 chromosome 17, Glycine_max_v4.0, whole genome shotgun sequence genome contains the following window.
aatataccagccatcattttaggtcgtcatgcgaaaaataataagatgcgGTCGGTAAaatcttttcaaataaagtttgttaacatttccttttcaaataacaagattgaacataattatatttatcatctaaaactgtccaaaatatgagagtttgcaaaataacatagtgacatccagagcaaaggtaacaactgtggtggcttcagccacaatatatacaatcatcaaaatttctatacaataggtctacccacccaaaaatcaaaagggtaaacctagcagtctgaactagatacacccacccacaaaaagtatgtacgcctagtctaaggagccgtctgctatgatgaagagtcgtcACTAATCGCTGTCCCTCTAGGGccactctcctctgtagagtctgcctcagatgctgacataatATCCTCTGGGGAATCAACATCTGGGGAGCgggtcttcatcatcctcaggtAAGTCAAGGACGTCCATagcaggttcaggaggtaactcctctgggtcctcttcaagatcttattcagaggatgacacctcaATCACTTGAACCGGctcaactagtcgatatggagtaggtgtaggtagtatccactccacaggctgctgaagtgtgcgtgcgggttcctccggatgtactaatgaagtagcagtgagtcgaattgtgccacggaatcggcacctctcaatgccttcgagggtctcccaaacaccctctaggcactccatcagaacgcgatcatggatcaactgtgttgccatcgcgatctacaagagataaaagaaagagggtagactctttcacaagaaatctaactacacagGTAAACATACAATGCGTCCCAAAACGGCTACGcatagtcaaaatgtcttttttcaagggatttcctctctggtaatcgattaccaaagtatgtaatcgattaccagtgcccaaaaaCGAATTACTCAGCCTTTGCATATTGGAATCTACaagttacactgtgtaatcgattacacataaatggtaatcaattaccagtagcaggtagcactatgtaatcgattacacacaactggtaatcgattaccagtgccctatcatactgtgtaatcgattacacacaattggtaatcgattaccagaagctacttaacatcctgtctccatttttaagaCCAGTAATCGATTTCCCACGaatgttaatcgattaccagaggctaatttCCAGATACCCCCCAAGAtacatagctggccagccgccacacaagcctccttgctttgtggactttgttcttttattggttgactgccaggagctcgcctgtttaggtacgtcacaggttctcattgactgactatgcccgggttgggtcgggattagtcaagcttggttttgggcaatagcgccccacctgacgtccccaaggtctcctgacccccgcgacatatctccaggtaccactctgtggtcaacaaacaaaagtaggaagactgactcttccacgctttctcacatcaagcttattggattatggggcacccgtcatatgtggtactaggtggcgatcgggaGATGATGCAAATCAACTATCCCATTTCCACAAGTCAGGCATAAGCACACCATCCCTAGTTGCCCACCTTTAACTTGAGCTCACGCACtcctacgtagcccttatcctcgttcctctcagcaccgggtccccatcaacccctcaaagctttcacaatatccaaacaattcaatttcatttgtcatgaaactaccctaaaccaagaaaacagagTAGAGGCAGAAAATTctgcccaaaactcattcaaattCCACAGTTTTTCCTACTCACATGctccagtaacattctcttcgtttcgattcgttaaccattggatcgccttgaaagttttactggaggttcctaatacagaaatataaattttgaccaTTGGGATCCGCTAGAAAATATCTAGAACACAATATGTACTACCTTTCCCGTGACTAGCAATGCACAACCATTTTTCTGCATAAAAGGCAAAATTTGTTGCACAATTTAACATCATTTTTCTGCATAATGTAGCAGATTTCGAATTCTAGCTTGCACGTAACCAATTtcactcaaattggatcctacaagtcctaaatcatgtctaaatcatgttcaaaacaaaaacaaacttcaaaccAAGGTAAATCATaatataggtatccaaaacccataAATTTTAGTGAATTCtcaaggtttgaaaggtgaaaattaaaattgggtaattttggggtaaactctcatcttcatcaagtctataaaattgatttagacttgctcaaactggttttaaggtgaaatctccacctattcaaaatttgacctctcaacacccaatttaccctagaaatggctcctttctttcacatttgtcactcatttttctcatttgctcaacctaagctttcctacaagtcctaattgacattctaaactaggaccaactcactttagactccgatttccactaaccccaaatttggcttttctcaccctcaaaatctcacacttttccacctacaacactaccattctcacatttaaccctaagttaactctcccaatcatctctaccagttttctaccAACATTTCAAGCATACATATATCGCAAAACATCATTATTAAACCCTAAATCAGCATGGGTAGTTTtgctcacatcaaacatgtcaagtttaacATGATtccaacaaattccttcacaaacaaCTACTCTAAGGCAAgaacctagtagaactacccatcatagctcccaaaaacccaacacccacaaatttcaagtgagaagaagtccaccctTACCTGAAATTTAAAGCCCCACGAAGTAGAGGTATGTtccacgactccgaaaatggcttttccttgcaatttggggtagaaaggaagaggaattttggagcttcaatggaggctacaatggagaagaagaagaagagaaaaagcaaAGTGGAAGAGAGGAAGGAGCTTCTGAAATTtctgaaggaagagagagaagatttgggctttttataaaaaaaagattttcttttctaaaagcaATGCCACATGTCCTATTTTAAGTGGAGCAAAAGGGACcacctttttcctttgattagacatcatactcagccataaggaagaaaaaaaaattgaaactttttggATGatgaaatcctgcctcggttttcATGCCgcctctctggttccagttcctcgcgtttctttgcacccgtcggggcccgttttcgaaagtaggcaatatatatatcaaaacgctcagaatgagaccctgagcgtggttcagaggttggttttgttaaattttaagttgcacgcaaaatgataatttttagactaattaattgcaaATTAATCTATAACCATTTGGTTATGGGTTACTCTTTGTTAATTTGTCTAACCtgcgtatctttcccccaatgtacatacttctaccaagaatatatatatacactgaataatatatatatatatatatatatatatatatatatatatatatatatatatataattatttgaatgtaacacttacaaaattccgggtagaaattctaggatgtcacaatactcccaccctttaaggaatttcgcccccgaaattaactactctaggaacaaacttgggtacaattctctcacCCTATCCTCTAACTCCCAGGTTGAATCACCCTCGTCGGGTCCCGACTGCACTTTCACCAACgcgatctcctttcctctcaGCGACTTCATTCTTCAATCAGTAatcttctgaggttgtgctttataggtgaggttatccttcactTGTACTTCGTCTAGTGCGAGTACATGTGTTGGATCTGGGTTGTATCatctcagttgagagacatgaaacacaggGTACAAATTCGATAAGCTCGGAGGTAAAGCGATttgataagctacaggcccaacCTTCTTCAAAATTTGATACGGACCCAGATACTTGGGCGTCAGCTTCCTAGATTTGAGAGCTCTCCCGACTCCAGTTACAGGAGAAACCTTCTGATCAAACAAGTATTTGAGGCTCTTGTGATCGTTGAAAACTTCAAAATGAGTACCGTATAAATagtgcctccaaatctttaaggcaaagaccacagctgctagttccaagtcatgggttggatagttaacttcatgaggacgcAATTGGcgtgaagcataagccactacCCTTCCCTCCTGTATCAATACACACCCTAAGCCTTGTCCGCTCGCATCACAATGCACTTCAAATGGtctcttagggtcgggcaaaattaacacCGGAGCTGTTGTCAAtcgcctcttcaactcttggaagctttgatcacatttctcattccagacaaacttctcattcttatGAGTCAGTTTAGTTAGGGGTAGtgccaatttagaaaatccctcaatgaattTCCTATAATAGCCAGCCAACCCCAAGAAACTTTGAACTTCTgttggagttgtcggttgttgccactccataaccgactccactTTAATTGGATCCACAGCAACCCCATCTTTAGAAATCACGTGCCCtaagaactgcactttctctaaccaaaattcacatttcgacaatttggcgaacaatttcctatccctcaggatatgcaacacaatTCTCAAGTGCTTTtcatgctcctccttattccttgaatacactaggatatcatcaatgaacacaaccaTGAACTGAACTAAgcaatcatggaatatacggttcatatagtccatgaagatagccggagcattagtcactccaaatggcatgactaaataccCATAATGACCATACCGAGTCCGAAACGCAGTCTTTGGaatatcttccttcttaactcggatttgatgataccccgatcACAAATCGATCTTCGAAAATACCATCGCTCCCCTCAATtgatcaatcaaatcatctatcctcGGTAggggatatttgttcttgatagtgactTTGTTCAGCTGCCGGTAGTCTACGCACATCCTtatacttccatccttctttttaaccagtAAGACCGGCGCTCCCCATGGTGATACGCTTGGGCGAACAAATTGTTTACTTAAGAGATCCTGCACTTatgccttcacctctgctagttctacTGGAGACATCCTACAGGGCGCgatcgacactggattcgccccaggcaccaagtcaataatgaattccacttctctctcaggtggtaatTCACAAATGTCATCAGGAAAGACCTCTGGAAATTTTGACACCACCGATATACTGCTAACTTCAGAGACCTCCTCCACATTCAtggagaacaacaccatgtagGTTCGAACATCCCCCACTCCATCGTTGGCAGCATTCTCTTTCAATGGTTCATTTGGAATTACATTTCCACCAAATACTAGCATCTTCTCTTTgcagtctagaaagatatggttagtagataaccagtccatccccaagatcacatctagatgagctaaaggtaggcaaatcaaatcTGCCATAAAAGGTCGACCCTCAACAGttataggacacttcaaacacgcccgagaggtggttacaggctcgtTAGTTGGAGTAGACACCACAatatcatatggtaactccgtcGTACATAAACCtaacctctccacacatgcatgagatatgatCGAATGCGTGGCACCCGAATCATAGAGTACATCTAGcagtttatcagcaatcaaacacttaccctgtatcaaatcgtcggaggcagcAGCTTCTGAtccactcatagcaaatacccggGAGGTTACctttggtcttccaccactagtgttgttgttgttgctaacattactgctccttgtggaattagtAGATCCACGATTGACTATGTTAGAATTGGCAGTTACCGTCGGTCTCCCAATCATTCTACACTCCCGAGCATAATGGCCTACCTTGCCACAAATATAACAACGATTTTCCTGTGTCTGCTGGAGTTGTGGGCAATTTCTCCTAAGATGCGGTCCTCCGCACTGAAAGCACTGTACCCCAGTCCCCTTTGACTGGTTCATGTTGGACGTAGCCATAGGTTGTTTCCCCTTGTTGCTAGGATATGGCTTCATCCTCTTATTATTGTTTCCTCTAAAAGGGTGGCTTCTTTGTGGTCCTCCAAagcctctagcttgcctctctTTCATCTTATCCTCAAATATTCGGCACTTTGTCACCAGTTGATTGAAATCTGTGATCTGCATGTAGCTAACTGCCTGTTGAATCTCCAGtcgaagcccattctcaaactgacCACATAAGTCTTCTTCgttccgagcatcttggtattgaggccagTACTGCAGAAGTTCGTTAAATTTGGCCGTGTATTCTCCAACGGACATGTTTCCCtgcttcaaatccagaaattccctcgcctttcgcttcctgagatctcgtGGAATATAATTGTCTaggaatttgtccttgaaggTATTCCAAGGAATCATGCCTCCAAGTGCTACTAATGTAGGtttcacgaacttccaccagTTCTCAACTTCTTCTTGGAGCATGAACGTCGCATAAGGGACCTTATGCTCCTCgaggcaacccatcgcctcgaaaatcttctcAGTCTCAGCTAATCATAACCTAACACCTTTTGGATCATAGTCCCCACTGAACTTcggcgggtggttcttacggaaagccatgagtccccgatactctACCGGCTCCAGatcacgttcctgcactagagtttccagcacagctGTCGTGCGGTCTaggacatcacggttctgatccctaccaTGTCCTGCCATACCTAACCTGTAGGGAAACTATTAGTATCCAAGAAATTCTACTGAGAGAGAGTACCATATAGGCTATGACAGTTACaacaatctctctctctctctatatatttatatatacaacaATTCTACTAAGTCAATTGCACTTTCCTGCTTAAGACAAGAAGGCACAATTTGTGACTTAACATCACTCCCCGAAACATATTTCCAAGTTTTAGAGATACACAACATTCACACAGTAAGACCATGgacaggttcactagaatccaacttttgctctgataccaccaattgtggcgtccctaaataatgactggtttaatagtaataaatcaaATCGCAGaaaccatgggaaattttttttcttttctctctcttttttttcgcattgttattcatttcacggtaattaaatttagaaggaaaattatcactatagagtcctgaatggccagttcacaactctattcggattcatttctttctgatcactcataacccctaaactattttgatctttcaaaaatataccagccatcattttaggtcgtcacgcgaaaaataataagatgcggtcggtaaactcttttcaaataaagtttgttaacatttccttttcaaataacaagattaaacataattatatttataatctaaaactgtccaaaatatgggagtttgcaaaataacatagtgacatccagagcaaaggtaacaactgtggtggcttcagccacaatatatacaatcatcaaaatttctatacaataggtctacctacccaaaaatcaaaagggtaaacctagcagtctgaactagacacacccacccacaaaaagtatgtacgcctagtctaaggagccgtctgctatgatgaagagtcgtcACTAATCGCTGTCCCTCTAGGGccactctcctctgtagagtccgcctcagatgctgacataatatcctctggggaatcaacatcagggagcgggtcttcatcatcctcaggtAAGTCAAGGGCGTCCATagcaggttcaggaggtaactcctctgggtcctcttcaAGATCTTATTCAGAGGTTGACACCTTTATCACTTGAACCGGctcaactagtcgatatggagtaggtgtaggtaatatccactccacaggctgctgaagtgtgcgtgcaggttcctccggatgtactaatgaagtagcagtgagtcgaattgTGCCACGGAATCGGTACCTCtgattgccttcgagggtctcccaaacaccctttaggcactccatcacaacgtgatcatggatcaactgcgcagccatcgc
Protein-coding sequences here:
- the LOC112999933 gene encoding uncharacterized protein — translated: MGCLEEHKVPYATFMLQEEVENWWKFVKPTLVALGGMIPWNTFKDKFLDNYIPRDLRKRKAREFLDLKQGNMSVGEYTAKFNELLQYWPQYQDARNEEDLCGQFENGLRLEIQQAVSYMQITDFNQLVTKCRIFEDKMKERQARGFGGPQRSHPFRGNNNKRMKPYPSNKGKQPMATSNMNQSKGTGVQCFQCGGPHLRRNCPQLQQTQENRCYICGKVGHYARECRMIGRPTVTANSNIVNRGSTNSTRSNVLYDSGATHSIISHACVERLGLCTTELPYDIVVSTPTNEPVTTSRACLKCPITVEDCKEKMLVFGGNVIPNEPLKENAANDGVGDVRTYMVLFSMNVEEVSEVSSISVVSKFPEIWRHYLYGTHFEVFNDHKSLKYLFDQKVSPVTGVGRALKSRKLTPKYLGPYQILKKVGPVAYQIALPPSLSNLYPVFHVSQLR